One genomic region from Heterodontus francisci isolate sHetFra1 chromosome 39, sHetFra1.hap1, whole genome shotgun sequence encodes:
- the LOC137352722 gene encoding guanylate-binding protein 2-like — MWCVPHPLNPDHCLVLLDTEGLGGVEKGDEKNDSWIFALAVLLSSMLVYNSKGTIDQPAMEKLHYITELTELIKVKSAGEDAELIKVKSAGEDAELIKVKSAGEDAELIKVKSAGEDAELIKVKSAGEDAELIKVKSAGEDAELIKVKSAGEDAELIKVKSAGEDAELIKVKSAGGDDESVEFARFFPAFVWSIRDFTLGLEFEGREVTEDEYLDNALKLKPGTDVNVQLHNQPRECIRNYFPTRKCFVFDIPADKKVMKVMEKTPDSGLDPDFVRQVQGFVNYVYSTAQIKRLKGGQTVSGKMLGTLALTYVDAIRSGTIPCLESTVHTLAQIENTAAVSEAVKAYEEMMGKQVRLPTETVEELSEIHNQCQSQALQLFMKRCFKDEGKKYQQKFMNGVAEIYSTMCKKNCQESVDKSTSIITKLRAVMKDKIKKGSYTKPGGYAEFERDLEALVKQYRATPGKGIQAEQVLHSFQEIQKQLSESLRQVDVKIMEGEKKLAAKREREKLEEQERKGMEEERQAVQELQDDQKWEMEENLTQLRKKVKWDQLNLAQGHQKVLEQRQLEDQKRAMEENLDQLREKVKQDQLNLAQEHQKVLEDQKRAMEENLAQLREKVKQAQLNLAQEHQKVLEQRLLEDQKRAMEENLAQLREKVKQDQLNLAQEHQKVLEDQKRAMEENLAQLREKVKQAQLNLAQEHQKVLEQRLLEDQKRAMEENLAQLREKVKQDQLNLAQEHQKVLEHWLLEHQKLQQEGFQDRAEKMQREIDSLKKQQKDMESPTYVDKVLDMVSLLVPDFSNVIAFGVKLAETLWKIFY, encoded by the exons ATGTGGTGTGTGCCTCACCCACTAAACCCTGACCACTGCCTCGTATTACTGGACACTGAAGGACTGGGTGGTGTGGAGAAG GGTGATGAAAAGAATGACTCTTGGATCTTTGCTCTTGCTGTGCTGCTGAGCAGCATGTTGGTGTACAATAGCAAGGGCACCATTGATCAGCCTGCAATGGAGAAGCTGCA TTACATCACAGAACTGACTGAGCTCATCAAAGTGAAGTCAGCGGGAGAGGATGCCGAGCTCATCAAAGTGAAGTCAGCGGGAGAGGATGCCGAGCTCATCAAAGTGAAGTCAGCGGGAGAGGATGCCGAGCTCATCAAAGTGAAATCAGCGGGAGAGGATGCCGAGCTCATCAAAGTGAAATCAGCGGGAGAGGATGCCGAGCTCATCAAAGTGAAGTCAGCGGGAGAGGATGCCGAGCTCATCAAAGTGAAGTCAGCGGGAGAGGATGCCGAGCTCATCAAAGTGAAGTCAGCGGGAGAGGATGCCGAGCTCATCAAAGTGAAGTCAGCGGGAGGGGACGACGAGTCCGTGGAGTTTGCCCGGTTCTTCCCGGCCTTTGTTTGGTCCATTCGAGACTTCACCCTGGGGTTGGAGTTTGAAGGCAGGGAGGTGACGGAGGATGAATACTTGGACAACGCTCTCAAACTGAAgcctg gcactgatgtAAATGTTCAGCTCCACAACCAACCCAGGGAGTGCATCAGGAATTACTTCCCCACCCGGAAGTGTTTTGTGTTTGACATACCAGCTGATAAGAAAGTAATGAAAGTTATGGAAAAGACTCCGGACTCCGGGCTGGATCCAGATTTCGTGCGACAGGTCCAGGGTTTTGTGAACTACGTTTACAGCACAGCGCAGATAAAGAGACTGAAAGGAGGCCAGACAGTCAGTGGGAAAA tgctgggGACCCTGGCCCTCACCTATGTGGATGCCATTCGCAGTGGGACGATCCCGTGCCTGGAGAGCACGGTCCATACATTAGCGCAGATCGAGAACACGGCCGCGGTCAGCGAGGCGGTCAAGGCCTACGAGGAGATGATGGGAAAACAAGTTCGGCTCCCAACGGAAACAGTGGAGGAACTATCGGAGATTCACAATCAGTGTCAGTCCCAGGCCCTTCAGCTCTTCATGAAACGATGCTTCAAGGATGAAGGAAAGAAATATCAGCAGAAATTCATG AATGGAGTGGCTGAAATTTACAGCACAATGTGTAAGAAGAACTGCCAAGAATCTGTGGACAAATCGACCTCCATCATAACGAAGCTCAGAGCGGTGATGAAAGATAAGATCAAGAAAGGATCTTACACCAAGCCGGGAGGATATGCGGAGTTTGAGCGGGACTTGGAAGCACTGGTTAAGCAATACCGGGCTACACCGGGGAAAGGAATCCAG GCTGAGCAAGTTCTTCACAGCTTTCAGGAAATTCAAAAGCAACTCTCGGAGTCTCTGCGACAGGTCGATGTGAAGATAATGGAGGGAGAGAAGAAGCTCGCAG CCAAacgggagagggagaaactggaagAGCAGGAACGGAAGGGGATGGAAGAGGAAAGACAAGCTGTTCAGGAGCTGCAAGATGACCAGAAGTGGGAGATGGAGGAGAACCTCACACAACTGCGAAAGAAGGTAAAATGGGACCAACTCAACTTGGCCCAGGGGCATCAGAAGGTCCTGGAACAAAGGCAACTGGAGGACCAGAAGCGGGCAATGGAGGAGAACCTAGACCAACTGCGAGAGAAGGTAAAACAGGACCAGCTCAACTTGGCCCAGGAGCATCAGAAGGTGCTGGAGGACCAGAAGCGGGCAATGGAGGAGAATCTTGCCCAACTGCGAGAGAAGGTAAAACAGGCCCAGCTCAACTTGGCCCAGGAGCATCAGAAGGTCCTGGAGCAAAGGCTGCTGGAGGACCAGAAGCGGGCAATGGAGGAGAACCTAGCCCAACTGCGAGAGAAGGTAAAACAGGACCAGCTCAACTTGGCCCAGGAGCATCAGAAGGTGCTGGAGGACCAGAAGCGGGCAATGGAGGAGAATCTTGCCCAACTGCGAGAGAAGGTAAAACAGGCCCAGCTCAACTTGGCCCAGGAGCATCAGAAGGTCCTGGAGCAAAGGCTGCTGGAGGACCAGAAGCGGGCAATGGAGGAGAACCTAGCCCAACTGCGAGAGAAGGTAAAACAGGACCAGCTCAACTTGGCCCAGGAGCATCAGAAGGTCCTGGAGCACTGGCTGCTGGAGCATCAGAAGCTGCAACAAGAAGGATTCCAGGACCGTGCGGAGAAAATGCAGCGAGAGATAGACTCCCTGAAGAAGCAGCAGAAAGACATGGAATCCCCAACATATGTGGACAAGGTTCTCGACATGGTCTCTCTGCTCGTGCCTGACTTTTCTAACGTCATCGCTTTTGGAGTCAAATTAGCTGAAACTCTGTGGAAAATATTCTACTGA